The region AGGGGAACCCCTCGCGTAAAACGTGTATCAAAACAGGGGTGCCTCTCGCGGCAGGGCTGACCTGGGATTTCAGGATCTCCAGTGCTGCTCAAAAGCTGTCGTAAATACAGTATTGCTTTTGGGTTCCTAATGGAACAAGCGGGTTTTGGTTAGGGCTTGGGCATGTCCCCATTAGAAGAGAACACCTACTCCTTTAAAAGGGCAGGGACAAGCTctcctgtattttaaacatatgaGAAAGTCCTGTTAAGTTGCAGAAGAGCTGGgttttaaaatcaaacccaCTGGATTATAATTTTTGGCTTAATCCAGTATTTCCCAGCCAGGCCATGGTCCTcccgctccttcctcctgccaggcAAATGCACCCACGCCCGCTCGCACGCGCTCTTGGAAATACTTACATTCCCTGTTCCCCGTAGTGATTGTAAAATTCCATGTGGCTGCAAGCCTGGATCCAGCCCACGATCCAGGTCTCCTTCTTGGGAATAGGGGGCACCAACACTTGCGCAGAGGCTCGGAAGTGAGGGGTCCGGTAGCGCAGGACCACGCTGGAGGACTCGTCGATGCTGGTGGGAATGGGATCGATGGAGGCTTTGACTTCAATCACTGAAATACTTTCCCGGAAAACTTTGGATTTGCAGCTAATACTCTGAATACAGCCCATGGCATACTCCGAATACAGTCCGACGCAGCTCCGAGGGTACTCCAGCAATCCTGGGGAATATTAGGCATTGAAATTATCTGGTGCTAGATCAATTACAGATCTTCTTGGTTTGTAATCTCAAGACTGATATCCATAGGATAGAAAATTCATCACGTAAAGCCTTAATTTGAGTATCTGTCTTACAAGTACTGCTCCTATTTTGAGGTTAGCTGCACTTCAGAAGCAAAAGGgcctttaaattttttttcccccttttaatGACCCATTAAATCTCTCGCTCAAACAGtctttgggttaaaaaaaaaggtctcttGAGTTCAATAAATAACGGCGGTGTTCTTAGCCGATATATTTAGTCCTTCCTTTCCTCAGATGCGGTCTGTCATTCACCGTCAAACATAGGACTAGCCGGTATTTCCCTTTATTCTTTGGATGAAAAGCAGAATGTTGATAGACACATCtatataaataatgaaatagtTTTTAGCCCCAGCTTGTCACAACCGGTGTGGATTTCCACTTCCTGACTCGCAGTTGTTCATAACTTCCTTTCGCACAAAATTACAATAATAACAGAAAGAAACGACGGGTGGAAAATGCAAAAAGTAGCCAAATCTCCGATTTCGGAGGCTCCTCCGCCAGCCGATGTCAGGGCTTTGGgtctgaggatttttttttttttttttttttcccccttagaAATAGGCGAGAGCACAGAGCAGAAGGCGGAGGTCGTGCTcgggcgggcgggctgcgggggctgcgcagcggggcagggggctgcggggagcctcccccgctgccgcccggggccgcgccgctccgcgcccgctcagcgccgcggagccgccgcccgTGACATCCCGCCGCCACGCACCGGCCCGGggggcgccggccccgcggctccccttcctcctcctcctcctcctcctcttcggCGAGCGGGTCTCCGCAGGGGCGTCcgaccttcctcctcctcctcctcctcccgctgccgccgccgccgctcccgggcgAGCCGGCTGTGGCTCAGCCGGCGGGGCTCatgggcgggcggcggggctgccccgcacACGCGTGGGCCCCGCGGTCCCGCAGGGCGTCAGAGCatcccgcggcggcggggagcggcgccgAGCCCCGGCGGCCACGCACCGCGCCGGGCTCCCCTGCGCTGCGCGGGGGCGAggtgcggcgggggggggggggggcgagcggGGGGGGAGGCTCCTTCTCtcgcgctttttttttttttttttttttttccccttcgcCTCTTTGCTAGATGCTCGGGGAGGTGAGAGGAGCAGGATCGGTGCCTCCGCCTCCCGGCTGCCGCAGGCTTCCTCTCTCGCAATACCGTGCATGCAGGCGGGGACGGCGCCGGCCGCGGGTCTCAGCCTCGCCGGTGgagcgggggggtgcgggggggctCCCGCTTCGGTCGTCGCCGCAGCATCGAAAAGGCGAGCGGGTCAAACTTTGGTGAAAACTCGCTCGTAGCCTTTGCCGTGCCCCCCGGGCGTGCCCGGCCGCTCCCGCCGGCTGCCCGGGCAGGGACCGCCGCATGACAgcggctcccccgccccggcgggatTAGCGGCGGGTGGCagcccccccgcctctccctgcctccccggCGTCCCTCCTTCGCCCAGTCCCATCCCTCCCCCTGTATTTCGCTTTTAAACTGCAGCCCTAGCAGCTAAACCTCCTTTGCAAACCCAGCATTTCCTCCCACACGTCCGTGAATTGTGGGTAATGTAGTTTTTTGAAGAaacctctttctctcccccccctcccccctttttttttttttatttttaaacttaacCGCAGtgcattttctcttgctttttcagaTTAAGCTTTTCTTCTCCCGGCTGGCGCTTGGTGGGTAGGTTCGGTAAAGGGATGGTCTCCTTAGTTGCAAAACCCGTAGCCCTAGGCTGGATGGGCTGCGATTCAGGCAACTAGAAATGCAAAGCTCTCCATAGCAGCAGAGGGTCTAAGGAGCAGCTGGAATAGCGAGAGAAGTGTCTGAGGCAGCAACGGCCTGTGGGAAAGTTGTAAACTTCTGTGACAGATAATTTTAGGAGTAACGTTGCCGGCTGGTCCTGCTGACCATCAGCCAGCTGAGGATCCAAGTTTTAACGCCGAGCACCAGGTGAGGCGCGTACGTCCAGCCTTTCGGCCATAGCTGCTGTACGTCGAGCGTTACGCAGGGCGCAGGGTGTGCGTGTCCTCCGTGACTTGTTTCTAAATAGGAAACCTGGGGAACTGGGAGGTTAAAATTGCTTTGCCGGTGCTGCTTGCGGTACGGTACAGCAGGGCAAAGCTAAGTAAATGGCTTTTAGTCCTTCCCAGCCCGCACTCGCAGCAGGCTTGATTAGCTCACGCAGTGCCTGGCTTTTTTCAACACCGTGCGCTTGCTGCCTGCCCCCCGGCAGGTAGGAGAGACCGGAGCTACTGGGTGATCCCGACAAGTGAATGCCACAGGACAAGGGGAGGCAGATTTATGCCGTTCCACCCCCTTGGCAAGAGGTGGAAAAACCACGGTATATTGATGTGGTTTTCATCTGCACGTTTCTCAAAGCATTGgctaagtatttattttaaactttccGATCTCTGTGAAGGGCACAATGATAGTTGCTAGGCCCTGCGACAGATATAAAAACTAAGAACGCGCTCAAGTTACAAGCAAGCAACTTACTACCGCGTAGTACAAGAAAGACCGAAATGAGCATCTCTGAATGAAATATCCAGTTGCTTCAGCAGCCTCCAGAAGGTGCTGAAATCCTTTGACATTTCCAAGACTCTTTCACACTTTTCAAACAAGCTTGTCACAGTTTCTCAGTGCATTATGAATCTGGTGAAACCGCATATTCTGCAACTTTAGTTTCACTGAAGTTTTAGCCAGGTCTTGCTTCAACTCGGCTGTCTCTGGTGTTCTGGTCAGCTAGGAAATTGCATTATTATCTCATTCTaattaaatcagtttttcaTCTTCAGCTGGAGTTTTCTTTGGGTTTCGGTCGTGCCTGTCTCCGTCGCGCTGCTGTGAATGATTAAGGCATTAGCACACTCTACCCCAGAGTGGCTGCATTAAGCTGTGCGCAAAACCGTTCCTGTGCCCGAGAGAGTGGTGCTCGCTGATGGAATTGCTGGAGATGTGAGGCCAAGCTGTGATAAGTCAGAATTAGGAGTGTCTGGTGATGCTGTGAgttgcatttccttctgctgctcatTTGATACCCTTGTCCATGTCTCATCGTAGCACGGCCATGCTCCGTTCCTGCTATTGCTCCCCCGGCATCATGGCCTGCACTGTGCCTCCGTGTCTTTCCAGCACATTTTCCAGGGTTACTGGAAATAAATAGCAGCAAATAAAACCAGCCCACCAGAGACTATGCTATGCTGTGCTAATGGGCCTGACTGGCACTGCCGCATGTGCTGTAAACGCTGCagaatattatattttattttggccAAGCTTTCTTTTTGCCCGTAGAAGAATCCCACCCAGGAATGCTGCAGGTTTGCTTGCAAGCACTTTGGCTGCAAGCGCTGCTTCTTggccagctgctgccagaggcTGGGATGCACCAAAGCTGCCAGTAATTGGGGCGAAAGGGGACGTTGCTGTCCCTCCCGCCTCTCCAGCGTGGTCTGCGTGGCCATGCCAGCAGCTGACGCCGTGCGTGGCCGCGGCTACGTGGGGAATTGTggccggcagcccccagccccggggtctgcagcgctgcatgcaggcagggtgggcaggcaggcagggagcacagcCGGGGCCGAGCAGACACGGTGCATGGAGCGTGCCAGATTTGTCCGTCTGGATTTGTTCGTCTGAGCGTTCTCCGAGGCGTTCGATGACCTGCGTGGATCAGATGTCAGGCCTGGAATAGCCCCGCTGGAGCAGGAAGCCTGTCTACAGGTTTAGCGGGGATATTTATAAACCCCTGTTTTTGTGGCTGTTTTGCAAGCGGGGCGCGTCTCCTCTAAGCTCACTGCCTCCCTTTCTCCATGCATGCAGCAGGACAGTGCTCGGCATGGTCCCAGTGCAGGGATCGGGGATGTTTCCCCCTCGAGCTCGGTTTCTCCAGCTGGGACCAGTGGTGACAGCCCGCCTGGCTGCAGGAGAGACCaaactgctttcctttcccactgCACTTTTGGCAGGGGTTTGCTAGCCCTGCCTCCGTCCGGCactgcccttcctcctctgtgccCTCCCCGCTGGGGACTCGTGCTGGGGTGCAAGGCTGGATTCCCACGCGGAGGCCGGGGCAGCTCTGCGTGTTAAGGCAGAGAAATTCCCCCGTATCGGTGTCAGCAGAAGAGACAGGCACCAGATTAAATTAACAACTCCCAGGGCTTtcaaggtaatttttttccccagtggcaGCTCCTGAGGAACATGCTCAGCGATAGCTCAGCATCCCAGGCACAGGGTGGGACAGGAGGGAGAGACAAGTCTCCCTATTTCTGCAGGTTCCCGGCCACCTGCGTTTAACCCTCTGCTCACAGACATTTGCAAGGAGCcccacacagcagcagccctgcgTGGAGCAGGAGAAACAGGGAGGCTGGCCGGCGGGGAGGTGACAGCCATAGCCAAGTTAAAGCAGTGACAACGGTTATCTGGCTGCTGATGTCAGGTGAAATTTTCCACATGCCTCGGAGCTGGGCAGCGGGATGAGGGCAGGCAAATAGGGATGGGGCGCTGACTTCCCCGATAGCGTGCGAATGCCGCTGCCCAGCCGGCGATCAGATGGGAGCCGGTGGGCGTCGGTGATGTGGCAGCGTTTATGCGCGCTGCCGCATTATTTCGGGTTGCCGCAGCCCGAAATGGCACCTGAGCTGAGGGGGGGTGTGGTTTATGGGCTGGGTAAGGGTGCCTGAGGAGGGGATGAGCTGTTCCCCTGGCTAGGATCATCATTGCAGACCAGGGGTAGGTTCCTGGAGGGTGtgattcagaaataaattgacgtgtattattttcctttgattcaTTACGGGGGGAAATACGAGCAAAGCCCAGGGGCAAGGGCTCCTCAGGACCTCTGGCGCTTGCTTGGCCAAGCATTGCCCTCGCCTCTGGCGAGTCCGTCTGTGAGCTGGGCGCAGGCTGGATGCATAGCTCATCTAGAGAATTTTGAGATCTATGGCTAGAAAGTGTGGAGACAGTGcaaattttttcttattatcttAGAAAGCCAAGAACCACCTTTCATTTAGCGCTTAATCTCTCCAGTGCATTTTGGACAAGACTTTTAAAGATGCCAGGGTTCCTGTACAAATACTGACCTCTGTAAGTGGACATTTGCGTAGGCAAATGTCACTGGCACCAAGAGACGTGCCTGTTCTGCTCCTCAGTGTAATACTCATCTTCTCCACTTCTCTGTCCATGGGGGATTTCCAGCCTATTTGCATAGGAATATTGCTGTTTCTTGAGTGTGTGGGTGGTGTGGAGCCGCGACAGCCCATTGTCCAAGGAAGGTAGCTCGGCGATGGCAGCCCGGGTGGATCTGGCTCAGGCGCTTGCTGCAGCGGGCTGCTGTCCTTCGGGCAGGAGGAACTGAGATGGACGGTCTCTCCCAGTGGTGCTTGAGGCTTAGATCCACGCAGCTGCGGTTCAGGGTCTGTAGCAAGATCGTTCAGACCTGTAAACTGGAGCTGCGAGAGCAGACGGGATGTTCTCATGGGGGCTCGCCAGTGCTGGTGATCGGCGGGTGGGAGATGTCTCCGAAGGGTTCATCCCAGCTGcggtggggaggagggtggcTGACGGCAGCCGTGCGCAGACGAAGCGACGGAGCACAACGCACCGTGGCAGGAGGGTTGGCAGCTCTTCCCTGTCCTCTGCAGGAAGGCTCCCCAGGGCCTGGCATGagcctccctcttccccatcccGCAATGCCCGCTCCCCTGGGGCCGGTACCTGTGCTGCTGATCGCATCTGCAGCTCCGGGACGCAGGCACCGCCTGTCACCCGCTTTCAGCACGGGATCTGCAATGCTGGATGACACGGCAGAAACATGCGGTATTGAGGCCACACTCAGCGCTGGGGGCAGGGGAATGGGAATTCATTAGCGGCACCGTGTCTCTTCTAATCAAGAGGCAGGTGATGCTTCTCCCGGGGTCCGGGGATGAGGTGAGCGATGGAAGTCATTGCAGGGGCGCACCCTGAGCGGGGAGAGAGGATGGGGCTAGTGATGTTTGAAAAGTGTCCACACCAGGGAGAGGAAGGTGGTATTTCGGGTGCCTTAGCAGGGATGAGGTGTTGCAGACAGACAAATCGAGAAGATATCTGGGGAGACCCCCTTGGGGGGAAGCTCCCAAGCAATGCCCAGCCTTGGAGTGTGCAAAGCCAGGCGGCACAGCCCACCGTAGGAGCAATACCagctgctgggggtggggaggagatgcTGTGATCTCCTCCAGCTCTGAGTCTCTGATACTGAAAGGTGAATTGTAGTGCAAAAAACTACATTTCCCAGTTTCCCTTGCAGCCCAGGGGAATAAGCAATTGGAAGATTTAAATAGACCAGGCCAGAAGCAACCAACCTTTGGCACAAcgcttttccctcctcttcttccaaTCTATTGGCTGTTTAACCTTTTTCCCTGGCACTGGAGTGGCTGCCAAGCCTGGCATTAATTTTGCTTCCAAGCTTGCTAGGCCCATGAAGTAAACAGCCATGTGCATTCCTTACTCTATATTTAACAGCTGCAGTCTGTGCTGGGGGCAACTGCAACAGAGGGGAACCTTTGTAGCTTCCCAAATTCACAGCTCGTGAGGGTGGGAGTGGGGGAAGCTTTCTGCTGGGAGAAGAGGGATTTCTCTCCTTCCCGGTATTTGCAGAGCAGGTTGCGTTAGAGAGAGACTGCAATGCCAGCATCCCAGCCGCGGTCCAGGGCGAGAGACAGGAACAATGTCCTCAACAGGGCTGAGTTCCTCTCCCTGAATCAGCCCTTGAAAGGGAACCAGGAGAGCAGGAGCTCCGGCAGAAAGCAGAGTGGCCAGGCCGGGGCAGCTGGTGCCCAGAACAGCAACCCCAAGGAGCGGAGGCAATCACAGCAGCTGCCTGAAGAGGACTGCATGCAGCTCAACCCCTCCTTCAAGGGAATCGCCTTCAACTCCCTGCTGGCCATTGATATCTGCATGTCCAAGAGGCTGGGAGTGTGTGCCAACAGAGCCTCCTCCTGGGGTGGTGCCCGCTCCATGATTAACCTCCTGGGGATAACGGGGCACGGGATCCCCTGGATCGCGGGTACGCTCATCTGCCTGGTGAAGAGCAGCACGCTGGCAGGCCAAGAGGTCCTCATGAACCTGCTGCTAGGTGAGTGGCAAACCTCCCTCCCCACCGGGAAAGCCCAGCCCTGGTCACAAGGGAGAGCGGCACTGGGACTCCTCCTCTGACTGCTCCCAGCCACCGATGTGGTCAGGAAGCAGGGAGTGACCTTTAGGGTGAATGCTGTGCTTATGGGCCGTCTCCGTCCTGGGTACCGTGGGTGATGGATGCAGCAAAAAGTTGTCTAAGAGGGATGGAGTAATCCTGGTAGCTGGTGACACCCGTGAAGTAGGGGCAGGTCCCTGGTCCCGCATGGGGCGGGGTTGTCCAGCCAGACCAAGGAAGTGTCTGTGATGTGTGGGTGGATACCAGCAGCGATGGCTTTTAATCTATGGTCATCTGCCTTGGTGGTTTGATAGGTGGGGAGAACATAAAGATTTTAATCTTTGATATTTGGATCAATTCCTGAGGATATccttgagaaaaaaagatttccatCCCCTCGCCACCTTCTTGAACAGACCCTGGCTCCACATCTCAGCCGCTGCCTGATGGAGTCctgtctccttccctgctgcGGTTTGATCTCACATCCTCCCTCCCCTGAGGACCTTTCTTGCTGCTGTCCCCATTTCCATGTGCTAATTTGACCCAGAGCCCATGCAGATGGGCTGGGATCTCTCTGGCT is a window of Pelecanus crispus isolate bPelCri1 chromosome 9, bPelCri1.pri, whole genome shotgun sequence DNA encoding:
- the PLPP7 gene encoding inactive phospholipid phosphatase 7 → MPASQPRSRARDRNNVLNRAEFLSLNQPLKGNQESRSSGRKQSGQAGAAGAQNSNPKERRQSQQLPEEDCMQLNPSFKGIAFNSLLAIDICMSKRLGVCANRASSWGGARSMINLLGITGHGIPWIAGTLICLVKSSTLAGQEVLMNLLLALLLDIMIVAGLQKLAKRKGPYDINPGLLDYLTMDTYAFPAGHASRVAMLSKFFLNHLVLAIPLRILLVLWAFCVGFSRVMIGRHHITDVLSGFVFGYLQFRLVELIWMSSNTCQMLISIW